In Daphnia magna isolate NIES linkage group LG5, ASM2063170v1.1, whole genome shotgun sequence, the sequence CAATCACGATAGATGCAAATGACTCGTGGATAGAAGGCGCGTAATAGCGGATGGGAGGCAAGAACGCGCTCGATATTGCATGGTTACGTAAAAAAGTAAAAGCGAGCTAAGCGAAATCATTCGCGAAATGATCGGCGACGAACAACAAGCCAAAGACTTGAAGTTGCTAAACGAGGACAAAACGGTTTATCCGGCGTATTTTCTAAGATTATGGCCTTGATCACGGAATGGAGCGTGAGCAAAAACGGGAGAAGGGGAGGCGCGAACCAGCGAGACATTAAATGGCCCGGTTGCAGCCTTTAGGTTCACGATCGAATAGGACGATGGGAGGATCACAGGCGTACAAACAAGGGGCCAAACAATATCGATAAAACAACTCATTTCCCCCTTGTGCGATAAGTATAGCTATAAGTGAGGGTCACGAAATTATTTGATAAAAATGCCTCCTGACCTTTATAACATCTGATTTCTCCCGTGTGTTTTAGAAGAGGATCAGCGGAAAGATGGTGGTTGGCAATGGGCGTCCTGATGATGGTGTTCGCTTATTGCCGAGCTTCTGCAGGTGAGGTGACAACAGATGATGACGAAATAATGGCCCGCCAAACGCGAGGACTCGTTCTCCGCTCTTGGAGAAATTCTCAGCAGCAGGCGGAACAATCATCCGATAAGAATCCGTCGTCAAAAGTTCCAGATCCGATCCTACCGATGCCAAAAGAAGCTATGGTCTTTTCTGGACTTCCAATCTCGATGAAACTAGTTCTCCTTCAGCGCTTGGCCGGTTACGACAAGCGAACACCCAATAGCAGGGCTTTTCTCGGAATGCGAGGTAAGAAAAGCTCGTCGTCACAAGACAATGCccagaaagaagaagaagacaaccAGCCCGACATGGAAGGATCGTCCGAAGGTGACAAGATCGCCGATCTGGAGTTTTACGGCCTTGtgcctgaaaaaagaaagatgcaCGGTGAGAAGTTTCTCGGTATGAGAGGCAAAAAGATGGCCAACGGATTAGCCGCTGGAACAGCTTTCATCCCCAACTGGCGTGAACGGTACGTTTACCAACAACCGTTccagaaaaagagagaaccaTCGTCAAACTCCTTTATGGGCATGAGGGGAAAACGATCTGAGGCGGTAATTCCTACCGTTGTTCTCTTCAACGAAGATGAGCAACCGATCGCTGACTCTAAAATTTCCCATCGTCTTTTCCAAGAAAGGTTCCAATCAAAGTAACACTTATGGCAAAATTGCTAGAACAGTCATtaatgtctttttttgttttgttctgttttgttAGGGCACAAAATTgagaataaacaaaataaaaaccaagacaaaaaaataataagatgCGAATCGATGC encodes:
- the LOC116923758 gene encoding uncharacterized protein LOC116923758 isoform X1, coding for MARRGSAERWWLAMGVLMMVFAYCRASAGEVTTDDDEIMARQTRGLVLRSWRNSQQQAEQSSDKNPSSKVPDPILPMPKEAMVFSGLPISMKLVLLQRLAGYDKRTPNSRAFLGMRGKKSSSSQDNAQKEEEDNQPDMEGSSEGDKIADLEFYGLVPEKRKMHGEKFLGMRGKKMANGLAAGTAFIPNWRERYVYQQPFQKKREPSSNSFMGMRGKRSEAVIPTVVLFNEDEQPIADSKISHRLFQERFQSKAQN
- the LOC116923758 gene encoding uncharacterized protein LOC116923758 isoform X2 — encoded protein: MARRGSAERWWLAMGVLMMVFAYCRASAGEVTTDDDEIMARQTRGLVLRSWRNSQQQAEQSSDKNPSSKVPDPILPMPKEAMVFSGLPISMKLVLLQRLAGYDKRTPNSRAFLGMRGKKSSSSQDNAQKEEEDNQPDMEGSSEGDKIADLEFYGLVPEKRKMHGEKFLGMRGKKMANGLAAGTAFIPNWRERYVYQQPFQKKREPSSNSFMGMRGKRSEAVIPTVVLFNEDEQPIADSKISHRLFQERAQN